A single region of the Pyricularia oryzae 70-15 chromosome 4, whole genome shotgun sequence genome encodes:
- a CDS encoding pre-mRNA-splicing factor SPP2, with amino-acid sequence MSDKDPANSRIAIKFGASKAPLRPSPASALGKRARPHLLGGNASDSESDGEGRPADRAENITTIGAGADGRGRDTGSSKKPLTIPRQANRDWKSEKRARTNTTSTRQQADKEVEPVDQGKPLKWGLTLKEKGAKATEDAGGQAGEASTDQSDADKGADAKPEKTADEEAMEALLDEREDKKKRNLVIARAESAGAKEEEAFKQNFRDAPDVSTLEDYEEMPVEEFGAALLRGMGWDGKPRGPKTKDVKRRPNQMGLGAKDLKGQEDLGAWDQKGSSRSRPKRLNDYKREERERQDKRSHRGSESYKQERDRERYAAVYLGLCGRSRPSTGHRFMYGNAKISRQLMKD; translated from the exons ATGTCCGACAAAGACCCTGCAAACTCACGCATCGCCATCAAGTTCGGCGCATCCAAAGCGCCCTTAAGGCCTTCACCTGCATCTGCACTCGGAAAGCGCGCACGACCACATCTTCTCGGCGGCAACGCATCCGACTCTGAAAGCGACGGCGAAGGCCGCCCGGCAGACAGGGCTGAGAACATCACCACGatcggggcgggcgctgatgGGCGTGGACGAGATACGGGCTCCTCCAAAAAGCCTCTGACGATCCCGAGGCAAGCAAATCGAGACTGGAAGTCGGAGAAGAGAGCACGAACAAACACGACATCAACAAGACAACAAGCAGACAAGGAAGTCGAGCCGGTGGATCAGGGCAAGCCGCTAAAATGGGGACTCACCTTGAAGGAAAAGGGCGCCAAAGCCACTGAGGATGCCGGCGGCCAGGCAGGAGAAGCATCGACTGATCAGTCCGATGCAGACAAGGGCGCCGATGCAAAACCAGAAAAAACCGCGGATGAGGAGGCCATGGAAGCGCTTCTGGATGAGCGggaagacaagaagaagaggaatCTAGTTATAGCGCGCGCGGAGTCTGCGGGTgccaaggaggaggaagcGTTCAAGCAAAACTTTCGCGACGCTCCGGACGTGTCCACCCTGGAAGACTACGAGGAGATGCCCGTGGAGGAGTTTGGCGCAGCACTCTTGCGGGGCATGGGCTGGGACGGTAAGCCCAGGGGCCCAAAGACGAAGGATGTCAAACGTCGCCCCAACCAAATGGGACTCGGGGCAAAGGATCTCAAAGGTCAAGAAGATTTGGGAGCCTGGGATCAGAAGGGAAGCTCAAGATCACGACCCAAACGACTCAATGACTACAAGCGCGAGGAGAGGGAACGGCAAGACAAACGTAGCCACCGCGGCTCTGAGAGCTACAAGCAGGAGCGCGATCGCGAAAG GTACGCCGCGGTGTACCTCGGCCTCTGTGGCAGGTCTCGTCCTTCAACGGGGCACAGGTTCATGTACGGCAACGCCAAGATTTCGCGACAACTGATGAAAGATTGA